From the Manis javanica isolate MJ-LG chromosome 13, MJ_LKY, whole genome shotgun sequence genome, one window contains:
- the HSD11B1L gene encoding hydroxysteroid 11-beta-dehydrogenase 1-like protein isoform X15 codes for MTTSTQPPGSPRAAHRGQCWCWGGAGISLRTPGLPPGAHCPHRGPPAEGGLDYLVLNHLGATPSGTRARSAQATHWLVQVNFLSYVQLTSLALPSLTDNKGSLVVVSSLLGPVPASFSRPYSAAKFALDGFFISLRRELDVQDVNVAVTVCVLGLRDRASAAEGGCHKGQGGPWAQGGPGRDSWWCHSGPRSLLPTAPPPALPAPGVAAAPKGLVHPPGAQRHGRRCCLSSGGWCSFIFPEETSIQPSESRDANPDTSKKVATPQDRVIGTEKESREKLPACGNHHTSGCGRATVCQAPCQGLGIMSVSAILDDTIAPSIFQMRKLRLGEVV; via the exons ATGACAACTTCGACCCAG CCTCCAGGGAGCCCGCGTGCTGCTCACCGGGGCCAGTGCTGGTGTTGGGGAGGAGCTGGCATATCACTACGCACGCCTGGGCTCCCACCTGGTGCTCACTGCCCACACCGAGGCCCTCCTGCAGAAG GAGGGCTGGACTACCTCGTACTGAACCACCTCGGCGCCACCCCTTCAGGCACGCGGGCCCGCAGCGCCCAGGCTACACACTGGCTCGTGCAG GTGAACTTCCTGAGTTACGTGCAACTGACTTCGTTAGCGCTGCCCAGCCTGACGGACAACAAAGGCTCCCTGGTGGTGGTGTCCTCGCTGCTCG GCCCCGTGCCCGCGTCGTTTTCCAGACCCTACTCGGCAGCCAAGTTCGCGCTGGACGGTTTCTTCATCTCTCTGCGGCGGGAGCTGGACGTACAGGACGTGAACGTGGCCGTCACCGTGTGCGTCTTGGGGCTTCGAGATCGCGCCTCAGCGGCCGAGGGA GGGTGTCACAAGGGCCAGGGAGGCCCCTGGGCCCAAGGCGGCCCTGGCCGTGATTCGTGGTGGTGCCACTCGGGCCCCCGGAGTCTTCTACCCACGGCGCCTCCACCTGCTCTGCCTGCTCCGGGGGTGGCTGCCGCACCCAAGGGCCTGGTTCATCCGCCAGGAGCTCAACGTCACGGCCGCCGCTGCTGCCTGAGCTCCGGGGGATGGTGCTCCTTCATCTTCCCAGAGGAGACCTCCATCCAACCCTCCGAGAGCCGGGACGCAAACCCAGACACCTCTAAGAAGGTGGCCACACCCCAAGATCGAGTCATCGGGACAGAAAAGGAAAGCCGAGAGAAACTACCAGCATGTGGAAACCATCACACCTCTGGGTGTGGGAGAGCGACTGTGTGTCAGGCACCTTGTCAGGGACTCGGCATTATGTCCGTGTCTGCCATCCTTGATGATACGATTGCTccttccattttccagatgagaaaactgaggcttggagaggtggTGTGA